GCTGTATGTCAATAGGACAACAGAAATTCTATTACTGTTGTACAGCTTGCAGGAGGAATTGGTTTTCCCATAGCACTCCTGTGATGTCTTGGTgctctgtttgtttgttttaggccatttttttcttctcaacataTTTCACATCTATTCTATGTTGCAGGACTTGAAGAAGTGATGGGTTTTCTTGAACAGTCGTTTCCTGATGTTGAAATAGCTATTGAACTTGGGAAGGTAtgctcttccttttctttagcAATTGGTATCTCGTAAGGGAGCTACTATGAGATCAAAGCATAGACCTCTGATGAGAAACTGTCATTTTTAGATAGCCTGGTGCCATGAGTTATAAATTACTTTGTAAAATTGTCATGAAATCGAGGGAGCATCGAGATCTGAAAAGGAAAGCTTTGTGTAATTTGTTATGCATCATTAACTAGAGCTCAGGGTGGGATCCATCAAATGGGGTTTCTTTCTCTACAGTCTGTATTCATAGATGTGTCTTTTTGCAGCAATATTGAAAGAAGCTAGAGGAAACAATGGAGAAATTCTCACAAGGTGAAATTACAATTCTCACATGCACTAATATAGTAGAAAGTGGGCTTGACATTCAGAATGCAAACACCATTATATATAATTGAGGATGTTCAACAATTTGGCCTAGCACAGTTGTATCAGgtcctcttctttcttctttattttttataattctcAGAGGGTGCAACATATGTGAAGAACTAATATTTAAAATTGTTACCTTGGTTGTTTTATGTGCTTTCATTAATCTAAACAAAGTGAATAAGCTCTTTTATATCTTTAATATCTTTATATCTTTAATCTCTTTTACATATTAAGCCGAGTAATTTAAGCTTTCCTCCATTTTTGACAGTGCTAgatttgtataaacttctttgCCTGCAATgacgtttttattttcaattatctAGTAGTGAAAAATACGATTCTGTAATGAATAGCTGTGAAATTTATATTTAAATCTGTTAAACATGCCAGACATGTAGGAATGATGGTGATTCACCGTAGATTGATTTGGTTGCTTAACCTTGTTACTGTTGTTTCAGGAATAACAATGTTGAGAATTCTATTGATAGCTACCGCGAAGCCTTTGACGTTGTTGACCTGGTGAGTTCAGTTCTCTGAGATGTCTATTTGCTTTGACTATTTTGGGTTGTCTACGGAGTTATGTTCTCATATGTGGGTAGATCTACTGCACTAGAGATTGTAACTTTTAAAATGAATACAAGATGAATGAATCAATTTGGTGCTATAAGCTGGGAATTCTAATATATGCCATTCAACATTTGGGTATTGAAAGATACAGTATATGTGATTAAAGTTGATAGGATTTCTTGCTTATACGTCCTTGATGATTTATACTCTTTTTAATTTATGGTTTGCTGTTTCAATTATAGAAATTCTTGAACTTGTATATGAAGCTTATGTCTCATGCAGATCCATTGAGAACTTGATggctttttgtttcattttctgttgttttcGAATGCTGTGTTTGGTTGATGAGAAAATGCTGGCAAAGAATTAGACTTCAAACATCAAGTGTTGTACTTCTGTTAGTTGACTCAGCGAAGAACTTATTATATGCTGATTGGAATTTTCCATACCTGATGCAGATGGTATATAATGGTACATGCTGTTGGCTCTCTTTTCCAATATATCCGGCTGGGAATCGGCCTGTCTACAAGGTGCTGGACACTGGATTCTTTTCTCAAATGGCTTTGCTAAAGTGATTACAAAAATGCTTATTTCTTAGCTTTGCCTTCACACTTTTTTCCTTTATACAAGCCAgtagatttcaaaatttttaactCATAGTCTTGTTTATCATCTTTTGTTGTGGAATTATTAAGATAAGTTTTAACTATAAACTTTCAATTATCTAATTCTTGGAAACACAAGCAAGATAGTTGTTTTGCAATTCTAGTATGTTCTGACCTCAAGCTCTGACTCTGAAGCAACAGTCAAGATAAAACTCACATGTGCCTGTATAGAATTACGCATGTTACTGCTAGGGACTCCATTATGTTCTATTGCTTTCTATTTAATCCAATGGAGCTGTATATTGAAGTTGGTGTTTTCTTGCATACTTGAGCAGTTTAATGATTTGTTGATGAGGAAAATCAAGGAGACTAGGCCATGAGCTCTCCTTTGTTTGACCTGACTGCTATACTTTAGTACTATAGTTGCACTTGTATATTCGAAGTTTCCTGTTCTAATATAATCTGTGAATTTTGCAGGCAAATGGTATGGCAGCATACTTTGTCACATTGACAGATTACTTGCTTGACAGTTTCTTCTGGAGATCAGACATGTATAAGGTAATCATATAACCATTTCCTTAAGCTTGTGTGTTCAGAATTTTAATTGTTCCACAACAAAAATATTTAGCTGATATTTCATATTATGCtcttatattttctaaatattgCTTTCAATTTATGTGATGTAGTCATCCatgaaggagaagaggaaattGCAGTATCATGCCTAGAATTAAGGCTGCCAAGaatttttctttggtttgatAGGAATCATTGAAtttgtattttaattttaattttttttaatatgaaatATTGCAGTCACCATTGTTAGAAAGTGTGTTTTCTGATGATGGGGCCCACAGTTTGAAAGTCACCAAAAAAATGATAGTGTCATTTTGAGTATATGCCACGCCAGCAAAGGCAACCATTCTTTAATTAGTGTCTAAGAAGGTGCCTATTGCTATTAGACACTAATCATGGTTGCCTTTAACTTCAATACACACCATTCACAATGGTGTTCATAGCTCagttttgtagtagtgaaatcATGGTTCAggtacaacaacaaaaattataataacATCCTCTACTTGTTTGTCTTTATTTtatgtatataaaaaaaaaaaacaaatgtgtATTTGAACATCATGTTGTAAAATCGTTATATGAAATTTACAACcgcaaaattaatttaaaaggtCTAAAGAGTATAAATGTTTCAGTACCTTCTAGTTTCCGAATCAACTAGCTAGAGCTTGTCACAAGGAACTAAATCTAGCAGCTAGCAAGTTCCAAAGTGAACTCGAAATTAGCATGTCTAAGTTCTTAGACATCTTTCAAACACCAGAGCATAGTTTAGAGCCTAAATAGATATTAGAAGCCCGTTTGAGTAAACCATACTTGCCCACTAGTATCTCTAATTTCGATTGGACCTTGCTTCACCACAACCCACTACTTTCCTATTTTGCCCTAAagtctctgtttttctttttccttctcatttttgattttgttgttggcaGCATAATCCAAATATTTTAGAGACCCATTTACAGATGACCCAACCCATTACCCCTGATGTAGAGCGTAAAGTAGATATTAGCAGCTCATCTGCTCATTTGAGTAATAACCCAATAGTTCTATAAAagagtttttgtccatttacaccatttttagagattttttctcacttacctcattaattttttttaattccctcttacccaaaacactataaggaggtcttccctaataccccattaagattttttttttgttttttaattttttttaataccattttaccctcacccctttgttacttagagagagagggagagagaaaatggaagagagagaaaccatgggagacttcgccggagcccggtcaCAGGCCGCAGGAATCCtgtcaactttcgccggaatccggtcaactgCTActgcccaccggaatttgctgaaaatctcaccgaaaagttttttttgcccTATAATAGagaggcaatagaggtctattgccccaatagtttattgccccctaatagacgtctattgcccccaatagacgactatcaaccatgtgttgccctccaatagacaacatcagccatgtattggcctccaatagacgactatcagctatgtattgaccccaatagacgactatcagctatgtattgccccccaatggtcgtctatttccccccaatagaactttcgtttgcagaatgaaaactaatttttctaaaattagacagataaaaatttgattaaagaaaaaaaatgaagagattacatcaatttaaaacatctattgcccggcaatagaagtctattggccccaataaaaccctttttttttttctttctttctaggcTTCTGCCATAttttaccacaaaaaaaaaactgatttagATCAAGCACTAACAGACCCGACCCAATCAAGGACCCGGGTCGGAGTCGCTGCAAGTATAGCGGTGGAGAGAGGCCGAAAAGCTCTTATCCATCTCTCTCTTCATAATCGGAACCGGAAGCCAATGGGCAAGCTCTCCAAGGCCGGGAAGAAGATACGACGCCAAGCTCTGCCAGCTTCTCTATGGCCAGGTGCTTATCGTCGCAGCCGATAACATCGATCTGGTCGAGATCGAGgctgaggaagaggaagactaTGGGGCGCTCAGAGTTGTCGATAGAGCCCTGCCGCCATTATGCAAATCATCCGGTCTGAATCGGACGGCGTGGTTCGTCGGAGGAATCGAAAGAGATTCGCAGAGAAACGATCACCGCCACGGCGAAGACCATCCACACCTTCGTCTCAAACAACATCTTCGAGCGTCGTGTTCTTCTTCAACTGCACCAGCGAGCTCATAAAAGTCTGCCATGGCATCTTTTCGGTTTGTAATGATACCATTGTGGTTTTGCCGGAGCTCCGGCGTTGATATCTCGGCGACagtgagagaggagagagagagagagagagagagagagagagagaagagagagagagagagagagagagagagagagagagagagagagagagagagagagagagagagagagaatctggtgtgagagagggaggagagtggAAAGAGAGTGCTAATGTTGTATTTTGATAATTAAGCTTAGGGCAAAATGGTCTTTTCTCATTAAATTGTGTaggtgggaataaaaatttcttggtggggtaagtgagataattttcttttattttggtgctttgggtcaaagacCCTTCTCTAATTTCAGATTGGGCCGTTGCTTCATCACAAGTCCACAAccttattttctctattttatatacaattttttttttttttttttttttttatttatttatttattttttttagtaactgttttgttttaattcttCAAGAGAAgatttaaatacacacccctaatcaattaatacacatccctattattttatatttcaaattagattttgtaggtaagttaaatgaccaaaatagacatctatgcattagaagaagaaaaaaatagtcatattttccttatattattctatttaagtattttatgtataaatagttagataaacacaaaaaatttctatacatggcctcccaatttaatacaagaataaagttagaaactatctaatttaatttttccttaaataaaattgtaattaaatgagaTTAGAAACCataaaatttagaatttcaaaatcaatggcattaaatatttttaaaacatatcactttactcctattttttagttaacttccttttttgttctaagagttatgattaatcaatttattttctaatagaaAATATCACAgatgaaaaaactttgtaattgttaatttgtttggtccctctaatgacaactttttTGTTCCACTACTGTGGAGAAACTACTTAtgtagttttggttgaatgttcaactcataattttatacttgattaacatggtgtttggtggatgtgagctcaaataacacaaaacctatttatatgcatctatttaaagggaacaacaataaatctttatggatttctcaataacaaacacaagtaatcaatatggtcatttacaaaACATCAATGTAACCctaatatattaaaaaaagtgggatatttcatgatttttgagattaaggatattttaggtaatttgggctgtgtatttagtaaaatattagaatgaaaaattaaatgagtggtgtattaagtatgaagtgtgtattaagtaattaggggtgtgtatttaaaacttcccATTCTTCAAATACCGTGTAGTTTATGAGTGAACTCAAAATTACAATCTTTTTCTTAGACATCTTCCAAATAGCCAAGCATATTTGGgtccaaaaagaaattaaagagcAAGATCGAAAACATTAAACATTTTTACTTGTGTATTATCCTTTGTTGTACCTCGATCCCAAGTACCAACCCGTTTTTATTTGACTTATTTGGGgttttcacttctttttttctttgccaAAGCTTGTAGtttcaaaagaaaattacaGTGATTGATgaaagtcaattttttttttttttgaaatagaaggttCATTTCATAGATGACCAGCTAAAAAACCAGAGTCTACATACCCTTACAAGACAGAAAAATGGCTGGGTAACAACCAAACTCCTATCTAAGTACTGCAAACTCATTACAGGGAAAATGGAGCCCACTTTTAAAGCGGActcataaacaaagaacaactccgtgtcttctGAGGCAAAATCATATTCTAGCCAACCATcctgccaatcacgcaattgtggtacgaaaTAGAAAACTACTTCCCAGCAACCAAATAGGAGCCAATTCCCCATCTATAAGCCACTTTCTCCAGTCCaactcaagataattaccaattccgGAGAACAATGATCTAAGTTATGACCGGCACATTAGAGACCATAAAGGCCCAACATCGCCCAAGGAGGTTCAGCTCTCGGGCTAGGTCTGCCCAAGCACTAGGTAATGAATGAGGGTGTCAAGGCACCCTCCCTACTGGCCCACAACATGGAGCCCATCAGCCCAAGCCCGAGCAAAAAGGACAACAGCGCAAGCTGCTGCTGTCGCTTATCGTCCCTCCGGTGGTTGCCCGGTCCACTGCACCATCAGATCCGGCAGAAACAGTCAGAGTAGAGACCGCCGACGATCCAAGTCCTGCAGTCAATACCTAGGCAGAATCAAGAACGATCCACTCCCAGCCTTCAATCTGCAGTCAACACCCAACCTTCGACCTGGTCCCGATCCTCTTGCCGCACAGACGGCGCAACCATCGAAACGACCACACCTCCGCGCTCTACCCTCACCGGCGAGCTATCTGACGAACCCAAATTCGCAATCTTCGCTGGCAAAACAACAGCGAAAGCAACCTAGCAACTCTCGCTCCACGCACCGATGAGGTCGCCTAGAGAACAGCCTCGACGAGCCTAGACCAATCGAACCGCTGTCAAACGCCGCCGCCAATATGCACGAAACCCTAGGGTAGGGTTTCAACTAGAGAGGAACTTGGTCAATTTTCTTAATTCGTCTAAATCTGGGGTAAGAAATAAATATATGCGATGGAAAATTGGCCAGCCAGATATATCgttgtttaaaatttttaattcaaAGCTTCTACTACGTAGTTGAGGAATACAAAGCTTGAATGGAACGCCAACTTTATTAGTTGATACGTACTGCTACCAAGTACTTAGTTGATACTGCTACCAAGAACCAGCCCTTACAAGTCTGGTACGTATCGCATTAATTCCACCACGTGAAGACTATTATGTTTGTAGGTACAACGGCAGCTATCGACAGAGATAGGCTTATTGCGGATAGGCATCATGATCATCAATAGACCAGATGGGAGAAGGAAGTTGACAGTACAGTTCGAaagctttctttctctttttctgttttggctaaCTTCGTTTGATACGGTGCATGTTTTGCCGTTTCTGCTGTGTTTGGTGTTACCCTACTTCGATCCCTATCCATTTTTTGTTGTGGCATCGTAGTTTAGAACATGTATGGACTTTGTAAGTTTCGCCGTTACTTTTTGCACCAATTTCTTTGCGCGGAGAACAACAACAAATCATAACCtcccgtgtatatatgttgttgGAGTTGCCTCACACCACAtctaattggcaatggatgaagtgacccaaatccttataaattCATAGTTGTACGTTGTTGGAGTTGCCTCACACCACTCCTCGATCaacatttttcccatgtgggatggcatatattctcaacacgtcccaggttcacatctaaaatcaattgacaataaatgaagtggcccaaacctttataaactcataggcaatgtctcatttttcccatatgagatgtatatatattctcaacacgctctTGCACGTGTAGCGAATCTTCAAGCCATACAcatggacaactttgggtgacgaggagcccgtgtggccgtgagGCATGCACGGTAAAGTTgtccaaactcttataaacgcataggcaatgtctcatttttcccatgtgggatgttgAGAACTACATCATGACATGAATGAGAGAAGCAATGGGTAGATGCAATCAATAATGacctaaaattgaaaaattcgTTACTAATAATTCAACCACATTTATTCTGATATACGTACTTCTCACTAGCTAGGTGCCTTCTCCAGTAATGGAGTTGAGCCTTGAAATTTCTGTAAGTTGGCACAATGGCAGTTGATGAATACACATAACTCATCCCATGCATACAGTCTGCTACGTTAATTTGATCGATGGCTCGATGCTATATATATTACTGAGTCTAGTTCTAACTCAATCATCATCCATCGTAGAGATATTCGATCTATAATCTTTAGTATCATCCCATAAGTTTGTAATGGATTTTCTTTCCGCTGCTTTACCTCCCATAGTAAAAAGTTTCGTATTACTTCTTTTAGCCGTACTTTTTTGGCCGGAGAAGAACAAGAGATACCCCCCTGTTGCCGGAACTGTCTTGCACCAAGTGATCCATTTCCCTAGGCTGCACCATTACCACACTGAGCTTGCATGCAAGTACAAAACTTACAGAATACTTGACTTGTTCAAATACGCGGTCTACACAATAGATCCCGCAAATGTTGAATACATGCTCAAAACAAATGTTGCGAACTATGGCAAGGTATATATGTTATTGAATTGAATATGTTAAAAATGTGCTAATCTGCTGCTAATAGTAACTATCACATAAGGTAAAATGCATGTGATACTTAAAAGATGGTTCACCACTTCACCTAATATTACTTTGTTATATATGTAGTCCTCTCCAATTCTCCATGACCATATACTCTGCCTTTTCACATGTTATGATCAAGTCTTGAGCGAGATTTGGTTATACCTCGAAATTTGAATTGTTCCTGATTCAGTTAAATACTTAAATCCAATGATTCTTTGCTGGGATTATACCTGCACAGTCATTAAGTATGGGTTTGAATGTTTGACTGTGATGTCTTTGCTTTTTCTTGCCGTTCATATTGGCTTAAGCCCACCATTTCTATGTAGGGATTGTACCTGCATAGCATTCTGTCAGATGTTTTGGGCGATGGGATCTTCGCTGTGGATGGGGACAAATGGCGGCATCAGAGGAAGGCATCAAGCTCTCAGTTCTCAACCAAAGTGCTTAGGGACTTTAGCAGTGAAATCTTCAGAACAAATGGAGTGAAACTTGCTGGCATAATTCATCAAGCTGCAACCTCCAACAAATCAATGGATATCCAAGTGAGTTTGCAAAGTCTGAAAGATCACATACTACATATATTGCACTATACGTTGTATATTTTGTTTGTCTTGCAGATAGATTAATTACTTGATGTTCGTTTTGTTCGAAGGATTTATTTATCAAATCAACCTTGGATTCAATCGTCAAGATTCTACTTGATATAGATCTAGGCACCATGTCTGGAAcaaataatgaagaaaatatCCGGTTTTCCAATGCATTTGATGATGCAAATGAAGCTACCCTTCATCGTATTTCTGATATCTTCTGGAAGATCAAACGGTTCTTGAACATTGGCAGGGAAGCAGTGCTAAGAAAAAATATGGAGGTGGTGGATCACTTTATATACAAATTAATCAACAGAAAGATTGAAACActccataattcagaaaatgaTGAGCTATGTGTGAGTTACCTAGCTTCCTTTCTGTTCTAGATTGAAGTGATAAAATATTAATTGATTTGATGTTACTGATATAATGAGAGTAAATGacagataaaaaaaagagaCTTCATCTCCAGGCTTTTGGAAACTAGAGAGACTGATCCAAAATACTTGAGAGATATGGTCCTCAGTTTTATTGTTGCTGGCAAAGACACAACTGCTTCTGCTCTTTCATGGTTTTTTTATATGATGTGCAAGCATCTCGATATACAAGAAAAGATTGCAGAGGAAGTTAGAGAAGTAACAGGTCTGAACAGTACTTCAAGCGCTGATGAAGTTGCAGCCAACCTTACTGAAGAAGCCCTCAGCAAAATGCAATATCTGCATGCAGCTTTGACCGAGACACTCAGACTCTATCCTACGGTTCCACTGGTAACTCAGCATGTTAAATAAATGTCATACATTATATGTCCAAGACCATATATAATTGCAATGTTAAGATTCTTTCATAGGATGTTGGATCCCCGATgtgatttgaatttgttttgcaTTACTTCCTCTTAGTTAAGTAATTAATAAGTTTCATACTGTAATTTGTTCATAGGATGCGAGAGTTTGTTTTTCTGATGATACTTGGCCAGATGGACTTAGTGTAAAAAAAGGGGAACTGATAGTATACCAACCTTACTCAATGGGTCGGATGGAGTTTATATGGGGTGATGATGCAGAAGAGTTTCGGCCAGAGAGATGGCTTGACAAAAATGGCAATTTCCAAGAAGAAAGCCCTTTCAAATTCATAGCCTTCAAtgtaattataaagaaaaataagttGTTATTTATGTTCTGGATAAAATTGCTTAATTATTGTAGTACTCATGATAGTTCATTATTACGCAGGCCGGTCCAAGAATTTGTCTAGGAAAAGAGTATAGTTACATTCAGTTGAAGATCTTTTCTGCTATGCTTATAAGTAACTACATATTCAAGGTTACTGATGAGAAGAAAGTTGTCAATTACAAGACGATGGTCACCCTCCATATTGATGGAGGTCTTCATGTTGATGCCTTTCCAAGAGTATGAGCATGCAAGATAGTAAGTTTGGTCACCCACTATCAATATTATTTATTGTAGTAGGAAGTGCATCATGTATTAGAGGCTAGCCCTCttcaattggttttgttttcttgtttctttgatAGATCAACTCAACAACTTGTACTCAACAACTTCTTGTTGATGACCATTATTGATTTGCTAAATCAAGGTTCAGGCTCAACAACACAAATTGTAATAAAATCATCCTCTGCTTAGTTCATTTTACAAAACGAAAGGAAATACGTACTTGGACATCATATCTTAAAATCATCAAATAAAGTTTGCAACCTAAAATAGAATTTGGCAGCCCATTTGAGTAAGCATACTAGCCCAATAGTATTATTTTAGAGAAAGAAATTGAAGACTAGGAAACGTTTAACATTTTATATAAAATGTTTAATGTTTCTAAATGTGGGATTTTGCCAAAACCTTTCTCAAGTGATTCAAGGGATTATGATTGGTGGGCCGTGAGCCTACCATGCCACGGGCAGAGTAGCTACACTAACGAATTTATCATGGTTTTTCACTTCTTTTTGGTCATTGACAATGTTTTTTTACTTTGCTTATAAGATAATCTGTCATAATCTTTGTTCTGATACCAAATCAAATTATGAgatataaataaagaaatatatGTGAGTGTGAATGATGGTGTATATAGGATTATATATACAAAGCCCTATACTACTAAATATAGTATAACACAAGTCATCTTGTTCTTCAAGTATTCTTGACCTACAAGGTTCACAAATCAACAATTCTTGCCCTCCAAATATTCTTATTCTACAAGACTCGCATGTCAATAATTTATATTAGATATATTTTATTGTGTATAATAATTTGTTGGACCCCTCCAGGCCCAACTACTTTTATTTGACTTGTTTAATGGTGCTGGTCATTTTCTATTTATTTgacttgttatatatatatatatatatatatatatatatatatatattttgctgCTTGGCTGGTTCTAGTTAGATCTCTCAATTTGCTATATATATCACCtttattttttgtaaaaatttattTCCCATTTTATCCTCtaacaaaatgaaaaacaagtAAAGAAAAATTGATTGTTAGTGCTGTTCCTATCGGAGGAGAAGAGCCTCTTCTCCTTTCTTACATTTTCTTCTGTGCAACCTAAAACCTAACCAGCAATGTGATCTCTCCTCACGATgaggggagaggatcctctcctgggCTAGTTTTTAACCTGACCTACCTAAGCTTTGAAGCAGATTATGACACGTGGCTAATGCCACATCCAATGGCCTATAACCCTTCAGATATTGATTTTACAATAATACCCATTTAGGTCaatgttctctctcctctctttctcaTCGTCTACCACActttctcctctctttcttAGCGTTCACCGCACTGTAATTATAGAAATTCAAATGATCAAGAACTCAGATGAGATCTCACATAATTAACAAAACCCAGTTGAGGTTTAACAACTAAATCACTCTAAGTTGAACACCCAAGACCAACAATAATGTTGAATTTCAAATAAGAAACTCAATTGAACTTTCATAAAATTAACATAACCAATCAAGCTAGCTTTCACACAATTAAAAGAAACCCAATCGAGATTCTCAAATATCTACACAAACCCAGTTGAGATTTTCACATATTAACAGGAAACACACTGAGATTTTCACAGAAAACGAAAACAAATTGAGGTTAACATAATTGAAAGACCATGAGTTAAAGACGGCGGCGAAAGGGAGAGTTGCTGGTGCTGTGGTCAACTGAGACGTTTCAATCGTCGTCGTCGTAACTGGTCCTCTGGGTGTTGGTGTTGAAGGAGCCAGAAATAGAGGGAGCGTCATGTGCTTGTCGTCTTCATCACAATCCCAAACCCAGTCATGTCAGCCAGACGAAACCAAACCACCTCCGATGAAATCCAGCCGTCTCTAACGAAACCCAAGCttacatcttcatcttcttacaGCGTCAACCCGAAATCTCCGGCAATGAAAGAGTCTAAATAGAAGAAAACGAAAAAGAGATCGGCAGAAAAGTGAACTTTTAGAAGTTCCAAGAAAATTGAAGTTATTGTGGACCATTAGATTAACAATAGACACGTGTCATGATCTGCTTCAAAGCTCAGGTAAGTCAGGTTAAAAACTAGCTCAGGAGAGGACCCTCTCCCCACGATGAGATATGTAAGAACAACAATTCCATCTTTCTATCTTTTGGCAATCTTTCAATTAAAAACCTCAGTCTAGTTATCTTTCCATCTTTCCTTCCATCTACACCTCGTCTTAGCCACAGACTCGAGTTGTTGGCGTTCCAGTTAAATCTCATAATAAAGCCAACAAGTTTTAGTTTATGGAAGCTATTGTTAGATACATAGAGGTTGGGCTTAACAAGAATCAAGATGGAAATGTGTCATCTATTTGGCTTGTTATTAAGTGGAAagaaattgaattgataaaaaTTTGGTATTAGAAGAATTGAGATCGCTATACACTGGGTGgtcaagaaaagagaaaggaagaaatgatcttttgtgtgtgtgtatggaGAAATGAACTTGTCATTCAAAGGGCAAAGTCTAGAAAGAGTCATAATAACCAATGTATTAAAAAGCGCGCTTTAAGGAGCCCCTGAGGCGCAAAAGGCTTTTTTCTTGGTACATTTCGCCACAAATTTCATCACAAGGTGTAGAGGTGTAC
This portion of the Rosa chinensis cultivar Old Blush chromosome 1, RchiOBHm-V2, whole genome shotgun sequence genome encodes:
- the LOC112182738 gene encoding cytochrome P450 704C1 translates to MDFLSAALPPIVKSFVLLLLAVLFWPEKNKRYPPVAGTVLHQVIHFPRLHHYHTELACKYKTYRILDLFKYAVYTIDPANVEYMLKTNVANYGKGLYLHSILSDVLGDGIFAVDGDKWRHQRKASSSQFSTKVLRDFSSEIFRTNGVKLAGIIHQAATSNKSMDIQDLFIKSTLDSIVKILLDIDLGTMSGTNNEENIRFSNAFDDANEATLHRISDIFWKIKRFLNIGREAVLRKNMEVVDHFIYKLINRKIETLHNSENDELCIKKRDFISRLLETRETDPKYLRDMVLSFIVAGKDTTASALSWFFYMMCKHLDIQEKIAEEVREVTGLNSTSSADEVAANLTEEALSKMQYLHAALTETLRLYPTVPLDARVCFSDDTWPDGLSVKKGELIVYQPYSMGRMEFIWGDDAEEFRPERWLDKNGNFQEESPFKFIAFNAGPRICLGKEYSYIQLKIFSAMLISNYIFKVTDEKKVVNYKTMVTLHIDGGLHVDAFPRV